A stretch of Arachis hypogaea cultivar Tifrunner chromosome 15, arahy.Tifrunner.gnm2.J5K5, whole genome shotgun sequence DNA encodes these proteins:
- the LOC112751591 gene encoding kunitz-type trypsin inhibitor-like 2 protein, whose amino-acid sequence MKLALLALFALSTTLLPLIMAAEQVVDTSGNAIFPGGRFYIMPNIFGAAGGGVKFGRTGNQICPVTVLQDYSEVIKGLPVKFAIKQDIGPGIIFTGTPLEISFEYKPGCAESSKWVVIDDLPAPYVAIGGAENHPGKIIIDGSFKIEKVGTFSYKLIFCPSITAPPGLCYDIGRYDDKHGRRLIVTNKDAYELVFEDAGVVDEHYSIVA is encoded by the coding sequence atgAAGCTTGCGTTGCTTGCCCTCTTTGCGTTGAGCACCACTCTGCTGCCATTAATCATGGCAGCAGAACAAGTGGTGGACACGAGCGGCAACGCAATTTTTCCTGGCGGAAGATTCTACATTATGCCAAATATTTTTGGCGCCGCTGGAGGTGGAGTCAAATTCGGCAGGACTGGTAACCAAATCTGTCCGGTTACCGTCCTGCAAGATTATTCGGAGGTTATAAAGGGTCTTCCTGTGAAGTTTGCTATTAAGCAAGACATAGGCCCCGGCATAATCTTCACCGGAACCCCACTTGAAATTTCTTTTGAGTACAAACCCGGTTGCGCTGAATCTTCAAAATGGGTGGTTATTGATGATTTGCCAGCACCATATGTAGCTATTGGTGGTGCTGAAAATCATCCTGGGAAGATAATCATTGATGGTAGTTTTAAGATTGAGAAAGTTGGAACATTCAGTTACAAGCTTATTTTTTGTCCCAGTATAACTGCACCACCTGGTTTGTGTTATGATATTGGGAGGTACGATGATAAGCATGGAAGGCGTTTGATTGTCACGAATAAAGATGCTTATGAACTTGTGTTTGAAGATGCTGGTGTTGTTGACGAACACTACTCTATTGTTGCATGA